A window of the Gossypium hirsutum isolate 1008001.06 chromosome A05, Gossypium_hirsutum_v2.1, whole genome shotgun sequence genome harbors these coding sequences:
- the LOC107959904 gene encoding alpha/beta hydrolase domain-containing protein 17C yields the protein MGGVTSSMAAKFAFFPPNPPSYKVVTDDLTGLLLLTPFPHRENVEVLKLPTRRGTEIVAIYIRHPMATSTLLYSHGNATDLGQMYELFIELSIHLRVNLMGYDYSGYGQSSGKPSEQSTYADIEAAYKCLEESYGTKQEDIILYGQSVGSGPTLDLAARLPRLRAVVLHSPILSGLRVMYPVKRTYWFDIYKNIDKIPLVNCPVLIIHGTSDEVVDCSHGKQLWELCKEKYEPLWLKGGNHCDLEQYPEYIRHLKKFISTVEKSPSQRYSSRRSTDQSEQSRKSTDAFEVSRKSADRREKPRKSTDRPEKLKNQSNNLDKLEKLRISFDQLEKSRRSVDCHEKSRKNVDHQLERARKSVDLLDRIRTG from the exons ATGGGAGGAGTAACGTCTTCAATGGCGGCAAAGTTTGCTTTTTTCCCACCAAACCCACCTTCCTACAAGGTTGTAACTGATGATTTAACTGGTCTTTTGCTTCTAACGCCTTTTCCTCATAGAGAAAACGTTGAGGTTCTTAAGCTTCCAACTCGGCGTGGCACCGAGATTGTAGCTATTTACATCAGGCATCCTATGGCTACTTCGACTTTGCTTTACTCTCATGGTAACGCTACCGATCTGGGTCAGATGTATGAGCTTTTCATCGAATTGAGCATCCACTTGAGGGTCAATCTAATGGG CTATGACTATTCTGGATATGGGCAATCTTCTGGAAAG CCAAGTGAGCAGAGCACATATGCAGACATTGAAGCTGCATATAAATGTCTTGAAGAGAGCTATGGTACAAAACAGGAAGATATCATCCTCTATGGTCAATCTGTTGGTAGTGGCCCCACTTTAGATCTAGCAGCTCGACTGCCTCGGTTAAGAGCTGTTGTTTTGCACAGTCCCATACTTTCTGGTTTAAGAGTAATGTATCCTGTAAAGCGTACATATTGGTTTGACATTTATAAG AATATTGATAAAATTCCACTTGTCAATTGTCCGGTTCTTATCATTCAT GGAACTTCGGATGAAGTTGTTGATTGCTCCCATGGAAAGCAACTCTGGGAACTATGCAAAGAGAAGTATGAACCTCTATGGCTTAAAGGAGGGAACCACTGTGATTTAGAGCAGTACCCTGAGTATATAAGACATCTCAAGAAGTTCATATCAACTGTTGAGAAATCTCCTTCTCAAAGGTACAGTTCTAGGAGAAGCACAGACCAATCTGAGCAGTCTCGGAAAAGTACTGATGCATTTGAGGTTTCAAGGAAGAGTGCTGATCGAAGGGAGAAGCCAAGGAAGAGCACTGACAGGCCTGAGAAGTTGAAAAACCAGTCTAATAATTTGGATAAGCTAGAAAAGCTAAGAATCTCTTTCGATCAATTGGAAAAGTCTCGAAGAAGTGTGGATTGCCATGAGAAGTCCCGGAAAAACGTTGACCATCAGTTGGAAAGAGCTCGGAAAAGTGTTGATCTGTTGGATAGAATACGAACAGGGTGA
- the LOC107960987 gene encoding uncharacterized protein, with amino-acid sequence MAVNSQMTQTMNAELYSCDLENFRVKEYIGRRLGLPTRLYAVDLRNKRYECKIFQTLQYPCAHVHAAPARANLNVEKFIDKIYTLQRTLRIWGNKFPVTPDVSNWEVLPPTFNMVSDRSLRRHPKGRPQSTRIQNDMDVKETGEPKLCTVCRTSGYNRSTCPHRVYVFGQSSRNARL; translated from the coding sequence ATGGCGGTAAATAGTCAAATGACACAAACAATGAACGCAGAATTGTATTCGTGCGACTTGGAGAATTTCCGAGTTAAAGAGTACATCGGCCGTCGTTTGGGTCTTCCAACTAGGTTGTACGCAGTTGATCTGCGAAACAAGCGATACGAGTGCAAGATATTTCAGACTCTTCAATATCCGTGTGCGCATGTTCATGCAGCGCCTGCTAGAGCAAacttaaatgttgaaaaattcATAGACAAAATCTACACGTTGCAACGCACACTGCGTATATGGGGGAACAAATTTCCTGTAACGCCCGATGTCTCCAACTGGGAAGTTCTACCGCCTACTTTCAATATGGTGTCTGACCGTAGTCTCCGTAGACATCCTAAAGGTCGACCACAATCGACAAGAATTCAAAATGACATGGATGTCAAGGAGACGGGTGAACCCAAACTATGCACTGTGTGTCGAACATCCGGATACAACCGATCAACATGCCCACATCGTGTTTATGTTTTCGGTCAATCGTCTCGTAATGCCAGACTCTAA